AGCTAGCCGTTCAACGCGCAGTCGGACTTCTTCTGCAAATTCATTAGGCAAAGAGTCGGTTATACAAACCAGCCGACTATTCTTTTCGCCCGCTGAAAACACTTGAAACGAAGCATGGTGGTGTGTAAGAGGCACGGGGCCGTCAATCACTGCATATGCCATCCTACGTGCCTCTTCATCCACGGCTACGATAAGCTCTCGCGCCATTCCACCACTTGAGAAGGTAAGAATTCTAATGTCACCGTCCATGGTAGTATCCACGACTTGGTCAGGAACCAAGCGACGATGGACAGCGCCAATATCGCGTATTGCATCCCAAACATACTCGGGAGTCCTAGCGGTCAAAATATCCTCACGGATTGAACCCAACCACTGCACCTCCCTTAGACGCAAAGTCACGGATCCGAATTGCGGGATTCATTTGCCTAAAATCATGATCGCGTCCGTTTCGTCTGAAAAATGTTCCCCACATCCTATGTGCGCAGGGTAGCAGAAGCTCATGAATCCATATATTGCTCGTCTGGCTCATGTAAAGCTGCGAACAAAATTTTCTCTGCGACAAATTCAGGAGTATCAACCATGGGAGAACCTTCTCGTCGCTGCTGGCTTACACGCGGAGTTCCTAGAGCGTTTTTACCAAAATCCGTTGCGGTCGAGCGCGGATAAACTGTAATTACGCGAATATTCTCTGAGACTAATTCACTTCGAGCCGTATCGGAAATCATGTTTAAAGCGGCTTTGGTAGCTGCATAGGCTCCCAATCCAGGAATACTCATCTTGGAGACCACTGAACTGATATTGATAATCAGTCCTCCACCTTGCTTTTGCATGATAGGGATTACAGCTTGCATAGCTGCTATCGGTCCAAACACATTGAGGTCGATGATCTTTCGGAAGTCATCTGGGCTGAGGTCAGCAATCGTGCCAACTGCAGCCTGCCCTACGTTATTGATGATCACATCCAGACGACCAAAGTGGCGCACCGTCTCCTCAATAGCTCCGCGAACTTGCTGCGGATCGCTCACGTCGGCAGGCAAAGCAATCGCGTCACTTCCCTGACTCTGCAACTCCTCGGCGAGATGTTTGAGTACATCGGCAGACCGAGCTACTAGTGCGAATTTAGCACCAGCAGTGGCAAAGCGGCGGACTGTGGCTAAACCGATACCAGCGGATGCTCCGGTAATCAAAACGACCTTATCACGAATATCCATAATAGCTCTCCCTTTCATTGGAGGATTAACCAAACGACCTTTGGGAAGAATTAGTCAAACAGCTTATAAAACGTTAACCGGTTAATGAAAAGAGCAAAACAGATCGGCTCCAAAGTGCTATGTTCGCGGATCGTCAGGGCTCCGGTGGGATGTCTTCAACATTCTGATGCATGTGTTTAATCAGGCGCATCAAAAAGGCCCGTTCGACTTCAGAGAGCCCGGCAAGCATTTGCTCCTCAAAATGGCTTATAGCCTGTGGGATAACACGCTCAAGTGCCTGCCCTTTCTTGGTCAGTTTTACAATTACTACTCGAGCGTCAACGGGATGAGGATGTTTTTCCACGAATCCTTGGCGGGTCATCCGTTGAACGGTTCGGGTGATCGAAGGAGTTTCAACATCCAGTCGTTCGGCTATTTCCCCTACCGTCAGACCATCGGGTCTCTCCCATAGAAGTTCGAGGAGGTACTGCTGACCGGAGTGAACTCCATAGCGTTGAAGCTGTTGCCCCAAAGCTTGCTTAGATTTTCGTGCAAGATTCGCGAACACTCGCAGAAACGATTCTGTTTGCATTTGTCAACATCCAATCTAGTTTGGCGTATTTATTAACCGGTTAACAAAATTAAACTACACCCGGTTGCTCTTGTCAATCATGTACAAACATGCTTATCGTGACGTTGAGGTTGCGGAACAGCCGACATCCACGTTCAGTACGATTTGAACGAGTCTCCTGTATCGATTCGGTGGGCTACTCGTTCTCTTTACGCGTTCTATAGTCTTCACCACACAATACGAGGCTCTACTGCCTCTTCTCCCTTTCAAGGATATACCCACTGCTCTGCATCCAATTCATGCACCTAAGGAAGTGATCATTCTTGATTTTTATTCTCTCACTGTTCAAAAACTCAGTCACCTACTAGGGTTTCTACAAGTGACGCTATTGCGCACTCGTGCCCTATAGCGACGGAAACCAGGCTCATCGTAAATGTATATTCATACAATGCAACCCACGATCCTTGTTGCAGGTTTGCCCCCGATAGTTCAAGAATCGTCAACAAAATAGCCTATGTAAAAGTAAAAACCACGAATCAACTGGTCCGTGGTCTTTACATGGTCGAGGCAAGCCGTGGAGTAGCAAATCCACAATCCGTCGCTGCGTGACTGCCTTTATACTTCCCTCTATGCGAGTTGTGTGATAACAAGGTGTGCTGACACAGGCCTTGTTCCTCCAGCGAGAGGAGTGATGGTTAGGGCCGTTGATTCGCCAGCAGGATTCCGTACAGTGAGTACGGAATTGACGGCTGTCGTTGTCACAAGAGCCATTTCTACTATCTGAGAAGTACCGGTTGCTCTTCCGACCACCGTATAGGCTAGGTCAGCACCATTGAGAGTTAAAATCAGTTGGCCCGCTTCGGTCACACTCACCTGAAACAAGACCTGGTAGGTGCCAATTGCACCTAAGTTAAATGAACTGGGACCAGTACGGGTAATAGTAGTCCCACTAGTAGGTCCATCTTCCGGAAAACTTACGTCTGTACCTGGAGCAACTGTTGCTGAATTATCAGGAGGCATCAATGCATAAAAATCTGCAAAGCTTAATACCCCTGTTGCTCCAGTAGCACCTGTAGACCCCGTAGCTCCGGTGGCGCCTGTAGGCCCAGTAGCTCCTGTTGTTCCAGTAGGTCCGGTTGCACCGGTAGCCCCTGTTGTTCCAGCAGGTCCTGTTGCACCGGTAGCGCCTGTTTCTCCGGTAGCCCCAGTTGCACCAGCAGGTCCGGTTGCACCGGTAGCGCCAGTTGTTCCAGCAGGTCCGGTTGCACCGGTAACGCCTGTTTCTCCGGTAGCCCCAGTTGCACCAGCGGGTCCGGTTGCACCGGTAGCGCCTGTTTCTCCGGTAGCCCCAGTTACACCAGCAGGTCCTGTTGCACCAGTAGCGCCAGTTGTTCCAGCAGGTCCGGTTGCACCGGTAGCGCCTGTTTCTCCGGTAGCCCCAGTTTCTCCGGTAGCCCCAGTTTCTCCGGTAGCCCCAGTTTCTCCGGTAGCCCCAGTTTCTCCGGTAGCCCCAGTTTCTCCAGTAGCCCCAGTTACACCAGCAGGTCCGGTTGCACCAGCAGGTCCGGTTGCACCAGTAGGTCCGGTTGCACCAGTAGCGCCCGTTGTTCCAGCGGGTCCAGTTGCACCGGTAGCGCCAGTTGCACCAGCAGGTCCAGTTGCACCGGTAGAGCCCGTTGTTCCAGCAGGTCCTGTTGCACCAGTAGCGCCTGTTTCTCCAGTAGCCCCAGTTACACCAGCAGGTCCGGTTGCACCAGTAGCGCCCGTTGTTCCAGCAGGTCCGGTTGCACCGGTAGCGCCTGTTTCTCCGGTAGCGCCTGTTTCTCCGGTAGCGCCTGTTTCTCCGGTAGCGCCTGTTTCTCCGGTAGCCCCAGTTTCTCCAGTAGCCCCAGTTTCTCCAGTAGCCCCAGTTTCTCCAGTAGCCCCAGTTTCTCCAGTAGCCCCAGTTTCTCCAGTAGCCCCAGTTTCTCCAGTAGCCCCAGTTACACCAGCAGGTCCGGTTGCACCAGTAGCGCCCGTTGTTCCAGCGGGTCCAGTTGCACCGGTAGCGCCAGTTGTTCCAGCGGGTCCGGTTGCACCGGTAGTGCCCGTTGTTCCAGCGGGTCCGGTTGCACCGGTAGCGCCAGTTGCACCAGCAGGTCCGGTTGCACCGGTAGAGCCCGTTGTTCCAGCAGGTCCGGTTGCACCGGTAGCGCCAGTTTCTCCGGTAGCCCCAGTTACACCAGCAGGTCCGGTTGCACCAGTAGCGCCCGTTGTTCCAGCGGGTCCAGTTGCACCAGTAGCGCCCGTTGTTCCAGCAGGTCCGGTTGCACCGGTAGCGCCTGTTTCTCCGGTAGCGCCTGTTTCTCCGGTAGCCCCAGTTTCTCCAGTAGCCCCAGTTACACCAGCAGGTCCGGTTGCACCAGTAGCGCCCGTTGTTCCAGCGGGTCCAGTTGCACCGGTAGCGCCAGTTGTTCCAGCGGGTCCGGTTGCACCGGTAGTGCCCGTTGTTCCAGCGGGTCCGGTTGCACCGGTAGCGCCAGTTGCACCAGCAGGTCCGGTTGCACCGGTAGAGCCAGTTGTTCCAGCAGGTCCTGTTGCACCGGTAGCGCCAGTTTCTCCGGTAGCCCCAGTTACACCAGCAGGTCCGGTTGCACCAGTAGCGCCAGTTGTTCCAGCGGGTCCAGTTGCACCGGTAGCGCCAGTTGTTCCAGCAGGTCCTGTTGCGCCGGTAGCGCCTGTAGGCCCATAAGGTCCTGTAATTCCTTTGATTATGACTTTAATTTCTTGTTTGACTTCGCACCTACATTGCCTGTGTCCGCACTGCTTGCAACGTTCCTTTCTACATTGACAATGCCTGTGTCCGCACTGCTTGCAACGTTCCTTTCTACATTGACAATGCCTGTGTCCGCACTGCTTGCAACGTTCCTTTCTACATTGACAATGCCTGTGCCCGCAACGATGGCAGGATTCAGACATAAGTTCACCCCCTAAATGTTTCCTATATTCGTATGGGGGGGGTGCCTTAATTTGAAACGGCACTTGTCCTTTGCGTATGTCTAGGGGGGAGGGCCGACATTTTAACCGTGACATCTTGAAGGGGTGAAGAATATGAAATGAGGAGACTAACATGATGGCTTGTGAGGTGCTTAGATGATTAACATCAGCCTCTGTATGATTGTAAAAAACGAATCGGGAGTCATTAGCCGATGCCTGGACTCCGTGAAGGACATTGTAGATGAAATCATAATTGTTGATACAGGCTCTACCGACAATACCAAAGCAATCGTGAGTCGGTACACTGACAAAGTTTTCGATTTTGAATGGAATGATGATTTTGCATCTGCTCGGAATTTTGCATTTAGCCATGCTTCGATCGACTACATCTTGTGGCTCGATGCAGATGATGTGCTCCTGGAACCAGAGAGACAGAAGTTGCTCCAGTTGAAGCAAACCCTTGATCCTGCTGTCGATGCAGTTTCTATGCATTATCATCTTGCATTTGATTCCGAAGGAAATGTGACTTCCAGCTTGCGGCGTAATCGCTTAGTCAAACGACTCAATGGGTTTCAATGGCACGGAGCTGTACACGAGTATTTAGCCGTGGGCGGCAACATTCTAAACAGCGACATCGCCATTACTCATCACCCTGTTGAGCACGACTCTGACCGTAACTTTCGCATCTATGAACGCCGACTTGCTGCAGGGGAGACATTCACACCTCGTGACCTTTTTTATTATGCAAACGAATGCTTGGACCATAAGAAATATGAACAGGCCATCGAGTATTACTTGAAGTTTCTGAATTCAAAGCAAGGATGGGTTGAAGATAATATTAGAGCGTGCGGAAAACTGGCCGATTGTTATGACCATTTAGGAGATATTGAACGGGAACGAAAATATACACTGAAATCATTTGAGTACGATACTCCACGTGCAGAATTTTGCTGTCGGCTTGGATATGGATTTATGCAAAAAACTGAATGGCAGAAGGCGATTTTCTGGTACAAACTCGCAACCCAACTTGAAAAACCAAAGGACAGTTGGGGATTCTTCAACGAGGTCTGCTGGACGTGGCTGCCCCATATACAGCTCTGTGTTTGCTATGATCGACTAGGAGAATACAAACTAGCTTATGAACATAACGAAATTGCACGTAAATATCGACCTAATGATGAACAGGTGTTACACAATAAAAAATATTTAGAGTCTGTAATCAACAAGTAGGCAAGCGTTCTCGCATCGTACATCTTTTTTGCATTACGACCTATTCGCAACAGATGATATCGCTTTCTCGCATTAAAGAAATCGAGAGTGGGCTACCCAACGACGGTCCAATCGTGGATTCTTCCGCCCTTTAACGCAATAAGGGGTGCCCGTGACTTCTGTCGCTAAAGCCCCATTTAGTCCAATAACGATTTAGATATATTGGAAAAGAACCGTATGGTATCGTCAAACGCCTGCCTAGATGCCAATTCGGAGTAGTTATGGTTTTGAGGATCTGCGAATCCATGTAGCCCATCGTACTTGTGAACACTCACGTTGACTTTCTCACGTAGTTTCGCAATCACTTCATCCACGTTGAAAGATGTCTCTTGTATCGGGAGTAACAATAATGAAGGGCATTGGGGCTGCATACCCAGGTAGTCTCGAATACGTGACCCATAATAAGCAACTAAGGCATCAACCAATCCTGGCTCTGCACCACATAGCCATGCAGTAGTGGCTCCAACACGGTATCCAACGACATACACAGTTGAATATATCGTTCTCAATTGCCTTAGCGTAAAACGAGCATTGTCCGCTACTTGCATGAAACCCACATTCATGAAGTTCTTGTATGCTATGTCCTCCTGATCATAACTGTACCGTTCATCTTTGCCCACTAAGTCAGGACACACTACGTCATACCCAACTTCTGATAATCGTTCGCAAACATTTTTTATGTGTTGATTTACCCCATAGATTTCGTGAAGAACTACAACAACTGTGTCTGAATGGTTGTGGTATGTTAGTATCACTTAATTTCCTCCAGTCATCTTCCCTAATGTCGCATAACCGTTAACTGCAGAACGATCTGTCGCTCTTGCCCCCGTCGGTACCACAATGGTGAATCTACACTACTTCTCTCTACGCTCCCGTCAGAGGTCATTGTTGAAAACCTTGCAGGACCACCAAGGGAATCGCGAAATGCCATTGAATGCTGTCAAACGGCTCTTTTTAACAATCTAGATGTCCTCACTGGGGTGACTGAATTCAATGGTATCTAGGTCCTTTGAACAAAAACGCGTTGAACCCTTTAATAGAAGCACTTAGCCAAGCCCCTGCTGCCGCATAGCCGGACACGACATCACTGGGATAGTGCACACCGAGGTAAATCCGACTGACCCCCGTTATCATGATCATCAATCCACTAGCCGTACAAAGTAAGATTTTTAACAATCCATTGGTTAGTTGTCTGCAAATGAAATAGCATAGTGTCCCGTAGAACATGACCGAACCCATTGAATGGCCGCTTGGGAAACTGTATCCGTGAGCAGGAACCAACCGATGAATGTCCGGGCGCTGTCGTCTGAAAATATACTTCAAACCTTCATTGAACCCTGCTCCTGCTGCAT
This is a stretch of genomic DNA from Alicyclobacillus dauci. It encodes these proteins:
- a CDS encoding SDR family NAD(P)-dependent oxidoreductase, with the protein product MDIRDKVVLITGASAGIGLATVRRFATAGAKFALVARSADVLKHLAEELQSQGSDAIALPADVSDPQQVRGAIEETVRHFGRLDVIINNVGQAAVGTIADLSPDDFRKIIDLNVFGPIAAMQAVIPIMQKQGGGLIINISSVVSKMSIPGLGAYAATKAALNMISDTARSELVSENIRVITVYPRSTATDFGKNALGTPRVSQQRREGSPMVDTPEFVAEKILFAALHEPDEQYMDS
- a CDS encoding MarR family winged helix-turn-helix transcriptional regulator, encoding MQTESFLRVFANLARKSKQALGQQLQRYGVHSGQQYLLELLWERPDGLTVGEIAERLDVETPSITRTVQRMTRQGFVEKHPHPVDARVVIVKLTKKGQALERVIPQAISHFEEQMLAGLSEVERAFLMRLIKHMHQNVEDIPPEP
- a CDS encoding dienelactone hydrolase family protein, which encodes MILTYHNHSDTVVVVLHEIYGVNQHIKNVCERLSEVGYDVVCPDLVGKDERYSYDQEDIAYKNFMNVGFMQVADNARFTLRQLRTIYSTVYVVGYRVGATTAWLCGAEPGLVDALVAYYGSRIRDYLGMQPQCPSLLLLPIQETSFNVDEVIAKLREKVNVSVHKYDGLHGFADPQNHNYSELASRQAFDDTIRFFSNISKSLLD
- a CDS encoding phosphatase PAP2 family protein, whose translation is MHPHQKKKLLSSGLFIISFLITFALFVEKLELHRLLGFDTRIINVVQRKIDAPNTRLMKFFTFLGSPISISVLVMLVAMTFCRKGQIREATCMIIANAAGAGFNEGLKYIFRRQRPDIHRLVPAHGYSFPSGHSMGSVMFYGTLCYFICRQLTNGLLKILLCTASGLMIMITGVSRIYLGVHYPSDVVSGYAAAGAWLSASIKGFNAFLFKGPRYH
- a CDS encoding tetratricopeptide repeat-containing glycosyltransferase family 2 protein; amino-acid sequence: MINISLCMIVKNESGVISRCLDSVKDIVDEIIIVDTGSTDNTKAIVSRYTDKVFDFEWNDDFASARNFAFSHASIDYILWLDADDVLLEPERQKLLQLKQTLDPAVDAVSMHYHLAFDSEGNVTSSLRRNRLVKRLNGFQWHGAVHEYLAVGGNILNSDIAITHHPVEHDSDRNFRIYERRLAAGETFTPRDLFYYANECLDHKKYEQAIEYYLKFLNSKQGWVEDNIRACGKLADCYDHLGDIERERKYTLKSFEYDTPRAEFCCRLGYGFMQKTEWQKAIFWYKLATQLEKPKDSWGFFNEVCWTWLPHIQLCVCYDRLGEYKLAYEHNEIARKYRPNDEQVLHNKKYLESVINK
- a CDS encoding collagen-like protein; translation: MSESCHRCGHRHCQCRKERCKQCGHRHCQCRKERCKQCGHRHCQCRKERCKQCGHRQCRCEVKQEIKVIIKGITGPYGPTGATGATGPAGTTGATGATGPAGTTGATGATGPAGVTGATGETGATGATGPAGTTGSTGATGPAGATGATGATGPAGTTGTTGATGPAGTTGATGATGPAGTTGATGATGPAGVTGATGETGATGETGATGETGATGATGPAGTTGATGATGPAGTTGATGATGPAGVTGATGETGATGATGPAGTTGSTGATGPAGATGATGATGPAGTTGTTGATGPAGTTGATGATGPAGTTGATGATGPAGVTGATGETGATGETGATGETGATGETGATGETGATGETGATGETGATGETGATGETGATGETGATGATGPAGTTGATGATGPAGVTGATGETGATGATGPAGTTGSTGATGPAGATGATGATGPAGTTGATGATGPTGATGPAGATGPAGVTGATGETGATGETGATGETGATGETGATGETGATGETGATGATGPAGTTGATGATGPAGVTGATGETGATGATGPAGATGATGETGVTGATGPAGTTGATGATGPAGATGATGETGATGATGPAGTTGATGATGPTGTTGATGPTGATGATGSTGATGATGVLSFADFYALMPPDNSATVAPGTDVSFPEDGPTSGTTITRTGPSSFNLGAIGTYQVLFQVSVTEAGQLILTLNGADLAYTVVGRATGTSQIVEMALVTTTAVNSVLTVRNPAGESTALTITPLAGGTRPVSAHLVITQLA
- a CDS encoding SRPBCC family protein; this encodes MGSIREDILTARTPEYVWDAIRDIGAVHRRLVPDQVVDTTMDGDIRILTFSSGGMARELIVAVDEEARRMAYAVIDGPVPLTHHHASFQVFSAGEKNSRLVCITDSLPNEFAEEVRLRVERLARTMKQTMEASTM